The Deltaproteobacteria bacterium CG11_big_fil_rev_8_21_14_0_20_49_13 DNA segment CGATGTAGTAGCCGTTCTGCGTAACGGTTAAATGGGATTTTTGATATTGAGCGTGACGGGTCGACATTAAAATCTCCAATTTTTCATTTTGCCGATAAAAGAACGGGAAGTGGGATCGACAATGATAGGTGTTATCGAGATATGATCTTCAGAAATGGCGTTGCAGTCCGAACCCTTGATATTATCAAAGCCGGTCTCCTCTCCGTGGATCCAGTAATACTTTCCGCCTCTTGGGTCCATGTTCTCGGACATTATATTGGAATAGTTCTTCTTTCCTAAGCAGGTTATCTTGAGCCCTTTGATCTCACGCGCATTTTTGCTCGGGACATTTACGTTCAATATTAACCCTTTTGGCAGACCTTTTTCAAGTACGGTCGAGGCCACCCTTGCGGCAAAGGCGGCGGCCGCTCCATATTTCAGCTCTCCCTTGGTCCTCGTAATATATCCTACCGAGACGGCAACGGAAGGTATCCCCATGAGCCCGCCTTCCATTGCGGCGGAGACAGTGCCTGAATAATGTATGTCGTCTCCCAGATTGGGCCCGCGGTTGATCCCGGAGAAGACAAGGTCGGGCTTGTGCCCTTTAAGGATCAAATGAACGCCTAAATTTATGCAATCGGTAGGTGTCCCATCCACGCCGTAGACGTTCTTTCGGACCTTGTCGCAGCGCAAGGGTTTGTAAAGAGAAAGCGCGTGACTGGTGGCGCTCTGTTCGGTAGTCGGTGCAACAACAAGAATGTCGCCAACACGTGCCAGCGAAGATGCAAGCGCCTTAAGTCCATCCGCATGGATCCCGTCATCGTTGGTGACAAGGATGAGAGGCCGCCTTCTTTTGTGGGTCCTGTATTTTATCCCTTTATCGAGAGGCATTTTTTAGAGTGGCAAGGTGAAATCGCCGATCTTGATTGAAGGCTGTCCCAGCCTTCCGGTTATAGTTATCGGATATGTCCCGTCCGGCTGTTTTTGTTTTTCTACCATAAAGAGGATCGGGACCGCCTGTTCAAGCTTCTGGCTCACGGAGAACGTCCCTCTCAGGTTCATTCTGTAATTCTTGGCCGATGATGACATGAAGATGTCTCCGGTCAGGTCCATATTGAGATCGCCGTCCTTGAGCTTGAGCTCTTTGACCTTAATAGAACCCTTTGAAAGTTCGATCTTTATCGTGGAACCTTTCTTGGCAAGGAAAAGTTCCGGCACATTGAACGCCCCTCCTTCGCCGAACCGCAACTCCCCTTCCTTGAGCGTTATGTTATTGATGTCAAGGTTGGCTGAACCCGTGCTCTGGATTATCTGCTTATTGTTTATGTTCAGGCGTATAGAGCCATCGATCGCGCTAACGAGCTTTGCCGTTCCGTCGCCCGTAAGAAAGCCCATGTCCCCGATGTTAAAATCCGAAAGGTCGCTTTCAAAATTAAATCCCTCATCTGTTGCCTTGTAGGATCCTTCGATCTCGCTCTTCTTATTGATTATGTCGAAACTTACGTTGCTCCTGCCAAAAAGCAGAGATGACAGGCTCGTCCGCGCTTTTATTTTGGACGCTTCCCATGTGGTGGAGACCTGATCGCCAGAATGTTTGAGTATCTTAACGTTCTTAAGGGTCGCGCCCGTGAAAAAGCTCGGGGAAAAATCGCTTATCCTTACATCGTAATCTCCGCCTAACTGCTGCATCGCGGCCTGGACCATCCTCTCCTTCAGGATGTCATACGGAAAGGTCCAATAGAGGAAGAAGAAGAACGATATCACAAAAAGAACGATATATCCTACGTATCTGATCAATTTCGGCATATTATAGCATTTTAACCTTTGGTTAGTAATACTTTTGGGGCGCCTCTAAAAACCTGCTTGTTCTGTCATTGCGAGCCCCGAAGGGGCGCGGCAATCCCCCATAAACACTTGATTTATGGAGATTGCTTCGGTCACTACGCTTCCTCGCAATGACACGCCAATGGGTTTTTAGAGGCGCCCTTTGTTAAATACTATATCATAGATTTCCGAACCGCTGTACCGCCTTTTATCATCCGCCTTCGCCCGAGAGCTTGAACGTAGACACCGTGAACGACGCGTCCATTAATTTTTTATTGTCGTAGCGCGGTTTGGCGTGAAGCTGTTTTATCCTCAGCACACGCGTCCTTTCGCTCTCTATCTTATAAAGATAGTCGATCAACTGAGCGATGGTGAGCTTTGAGACCCTTACATCTACGCTTGACTCATCGTATATCTCAGAAGGTATCAACGGACGTTCTTTTAAAGAATCTACGTTCTCTTTAACACCGGTCTGGGAGGCTATATTCTCAAGCGTTGTGGATATGGAGGTGTCAAAACCCGATTTCATCTGGGACTCTATGGCCGAAAGCTTGACCTTTTCCCTGTTGTAGTCTGCTATCTCCCTCATGACGTCGTTTATCTTCTCCCTTCCGGTCGATATCTCGTTCTCCATCATGGATATCTTTCCACCGGCAAGCGATATCGGCATGACTATGACGATGATAAGCATGATGCCGGTAGCCACCATTGCGATGATCTGTTCGCGCGGCTGCATACCGAGGAAGGTGTTGAACAGGGCTTCCGGGTTCAAACGTTCGAATATTGCGTATCTGCTCTTAAGAGACATTTGTTAAAATCCTTCTGTCTTCTTCCCCTTTGAAGGTTTTTGTTCCGAAGTTTTTTCGGTCCTTGACTCCGGGCCTTTTAGATCAAGGGTAATGTCGAACTTGATCTCGTCCTTAACGCCCTTTCTGACGTTGCCGGTGGCGACGTTCTTGAACTTGGGGTTCTTATCGAGAGAGACCTTTATCTTATCGACCGCCTCGAAGGAGGTGGTCCTTCCTGCCATCTTTAGTTTCCCGGCCTGGTAATTGAAATCCTCTATATCTACCTGAACCTCTTCGCGCGACGGAAAAGATGCCGAGGCCTCCCTAAGCACGTCAAGCGAGGATGAGCCCATGGCCATAGAGAGCTTCCCAAGCCTGTCGCTCACATCGTTGCGGCGCTGTTTTACCGTTTGCAACGCCGCCGATGCGGTGGTAAGGCGCTTTACACTGACATCGGGTATGGCCTGCACCACAAGATTGGCGATGTCCTTATTTACTTCGGAGACTTTCTTAGAGAGAGAAAAATATCTTATACCGAAATAAGAGACAGGCAGAATGATGACGACAGCCGCGGCTATGGCCATCTTTCTTATGCCGCCGCCTATCTCCTTAACATCGCCCTTATAGACGAACTCGTCCTTCCTGAAATTTATTTCAGGAAGGCCTGCGGGCGCAACACCTCTTAGCGCAAGAGCTAGCGCCTGAGGAATGAGCTGAAGGTGAACATCGCTGGACTCAAGTCTTGAAAAATGGAACTCGAGACAGTCGAG contains these protein-coding regions:
- the gspN gene encoding type II secretion system protein GspN — its product is MPKLIRYVGYIVLFVISFFFFLYWTFPYDILKERMVQAAMQQLGGDYDVRISDFSPSFFTGATLKNVKILKHSGDQVSTTWEASKIKARTSLSSLLFGRSNVSFDIINKKSEIEGSYKATDEGFNFESDLSDFNIGDMGFLTGDGTAKLVSAIDGSIRLNINNKQIIQSTGSANLDINNITLKEGELRFGEGGAFNVPELFLAKKGSTIKIELSKGSIKVKELKLKDGDLNMDLTGDIFMSSSAKNYRMNLRGTFSVSQKLEQAVPILFMVEKQKQPDGTYPITITGRLGQPSIKIGDFTLPL
- a CDS encoding 5'/3'-nucleotidase SurE yields the protein MPLDKGIKYRTHKRRRPLILVTNDDGIHADGLKALASSLARVGDILVVAPTTEQSATSHALSLYKPLRCDKVRKNVYGVDGTPTDCINLGVHLILKGHKPDLVFSGINRGPNLGDDIHYSGTVSAAMEGGLMGIPSVAVSVGYITRTKGELKYGAAAAFAARVASTVLEKGLPKGLILNVNVPSKNAREIKGLKITCLGKKNYSNIMSENMDPRGGKYYWIHGEETGFDNIKGSDCNAISEDHISITPIIVDPTSRSFIGKMKNWRF